DNA sequence from the Amycolatopsis sp. Hca4 genome:
CCGGGAGCTGCTGGAGCACGAGGGCATCTTCGCGGGCATCTCGACGGGCGCGGTGCTGCACGCGGCGCTGGCGGTGGCCGAGAAGGCCGCGGCCCGCGGCGAGCAGGCGGACGTCGCGTTCGTCGTCGCCGACGCGGGGTGGAAGTACCTCTCCACCGGGGCCTACGCCGGGTCGCTGGACGAGGCGGCCGAACGGCTCGACGGGCAGCTCTGGGCCTGAGCTACTCGAGCCGCCACAGCTCGGGCAGGGCGAGGTCGACGCCGTCGGCCAGCCGCTCGAAGGTGGCCATGGTGGCATCCAGGTCGTCGAACGCCTTCGGCAGGGGCTTGAGCGGCTTGCCCAGCGGCCGCCAGAACGCGTCCCAGTGGATCGGCCGGACGGTCCGCGCGCCGACGGCTCCGGCGGTCTCGCGCCAGTACCGTTCCCGCCACTGCTCGGTCTGCTTCCCCGCCTGCCCGACACCGAGGTAGACGACGTCGGCCCGGAAGCCGGCCAGTGCGCCGGGCACGAAGTTGGCCGACGCGTGGACCAGGACGCTGCCCGCCGGGTGGGCGATGTGGAACGAGTAGCAGCGGCCGGTCCGGAACGCCCTGGTCCTGGCCGGCAGCCGGACCGGCTCGGTGATCTCGCCGGGCACCCGGTCGCCGTCGCTGTGGCGGGCGCCGACCGGGGTCACGGTGAACGCGCCGAACCCGACCGGCCGGCCCGGCACCAGCTCCTCGAACGGCTCGCCGGCCAGCCCGTAGCCCTCCTGGATCCGGCGCGTCGACGCCGACCCGGCCAGCGTGGCGCCGGTCAGCTGCGCGACGACCGGTGCGTCCAGGGCGTGGTCGAGGTGGGAATGCGCGACCAGCACGGCGTCCAGCGCGGTGACCCCGAGGCGCCGCAGGGCTTCCTCGATCCGCCGGCGGTCCGGCGCCACGCGCGTCGCCATCTTCAGCGGTGACGGCCGCGAGAAGAAGCCGTCGACCAGTACGGCCGAAGCGCCGTCGGTGACCAGGACGGTCGACACCCCGGCGAACGCCGTGCGCGGTTCGGGCATGCTGGGAGTATGAAGGTCATCGGGCTGCTGGGCGGGATGAGCTGGGAATCCTCGATCGAGTACTACCGGCTGGTCAATGA
Encoded proteins:
- a CDS encoding MBL fold metallo-hydrolase, which encodes MPEPRTAFAGVSTVLVTDGASAVLVDGFFSRPSPLKMATRVAPDRRRIEEALRRLGVTALDAVLVAHSHLDHALDAPVVAQLTGATLAGSASTRRIQEGYGLAGEPFEELVPGRPVGFGAFTVTPVGARHSDGDRVPGEITEPVRLPARTRAFRTGRCYSFHIAHPAGSVLVHASANFVPGALAGFRADVVYLGVGQAGKQTEQWRERYWRETAGAVGARTVRPIHWDAFWRPLGKPLKPLPKAFDDLDATMATFERLADGVDLALPELWRLE